One Gossypium arboreum isolate Shixiya-1 chromosome 13, ASM2569848v2, whole genome shotgun sequence genomic window, tgtgttaatatacgtgatcaaGGATAGATTTAGTTAtgatatatgtaacgaaagtcaCCTTGGTTTTATGTTAgcataattaatggacgagattgttcgAAAAACCTTTTGGATAcgatagtaaaatttttgagctcataaggttatataatgacatgtaattatagagtaattagtatatatatgtgtggttcaAGTgtgagattgttggaaaatatggacatcacatatataataagggtaattacatgttattatttactatcatgataggttagcccaactTAAAATTTATCTAATTTAGTTAAGGTTTATTGGGGTtgaattattaaatgaattatgagtcaaatatgtgtagatacctagtaattgagttctaattaatttctaattaatgATAGGCTAATTAGGAATTAGAGTTAATATGCCAAAGttatatatattagggttatggtcctcaAATTACACAAAAGTTAACTTTTCTAATATCCTatctttagaaaagagagagCACATTCTCTAGATTATTTGTGTGCTAATTTAGAAGATTAAAACACCAAAAATCTATAGATTTCAAGAAATCGATGAATTCGGTATGTACGCATCTAATTTTGTTCTTGataatttgacatgatagatcttgatttattaagttttatttctaatttattttataattctaACATGGTGATGTGACAATTTTTAATTTTCTAGgtggtttttaattttttacatgTTATAATAGCAAGAGCTAACTTCagttaaaaagtaaaatttagaTACCTTATTCGACTAAAAAAATTTAGATTTCTAACTCAAACAAAAGAAATAATTTAAGAGTGTCCCCTTTAATTAACCCTTTAGACTTTAAGTCTATCAAAGCATTATCAACAATTAAATAGCACATATGATATCAAGgcttattttgtatttttattttgagtTAAATAATCATTTAGAGTAtgaatttggtaatttttttatattaggattgaactttttttttgttcaagttAGGCCTTGAACTTGGTAATTATTCACACATCAGGGCTTCAACTAGCCAACTGTTTCCACATTGGAACTTGAACTTTTTTTTATCCAAGTTAATCATTAAACTTGAAAATTGTTTTCATATTAGGGTATGAACTTGACAATTGTTCCCACATTACGGCCTAAACTCTAGGGTTTTCAAGAATTAACTTAgacaaaaaaaaagttcaagcctCAATCTAGGAACAATCGTCAAATTCAGGGCCTAACTTGGACAACAAAAATAGCTCCAATGTGGGAATGATTGCCAAGTTGAAGGCCTAACTTGgaccaaaaaaaattcaaatcccaCTGTGTTAAAAGTTGCCAAGTTTAAACCTCAAAAAGTTAAATAAGCCTATTATTTTTGTTCAAATTATGTTTAGAGATAGAGTAGTTGCAACTATAAGAATTTAAtagtatatttagaatttagatgaattttaaaattttgagatttttaaaATGCTAGTATTTTAGAATTCATTAATTCAAAAGGTCTTAAAAATCGGCACAGTTCGAAATAAAGAACTATCAAGGGTTCAAATCCCTCTCTCTCCTTTTGCTCGATGAATAGATTTCTTTCTTTATTGTTTTTCTTGACTTCTTAATTAAGAatcttaatattaataaaatgtaATGGCTCGGCTAGGTAGAATAGTCGAGctaggaaaaaaatattttagatacAAAATGagttgaaatgaaaggaaaacaGAATACCTTTTAAATATCACTTGATTCCTTCAATATATATAGTGTAATCAAATTGATTCCTACATTAAGCATTGGATCTCCTGACTCAATTATCTCAGTTAAGACGAGTCATAGAAAGAATGgactcaaaatcaagatcaatTCCTTTTTCAAATCTGGCTACAGCTGCGCGAGCTCTTCCCGTGTGCCATAAATGACCCACGAATAGTaagaatcctagaacaaaatgaGAGGTAGCTAACCAACTTAGGAGAGACATAATTAATTGCATTGATCTTGGTAATTCGCCACCTCTGAATTTAAAGACCCTAAAGGAGCATGCACCATATATTCATAAAATGTCATTCTTGCCAAGGTTGTATGTCTTTTTCAACCTACTCAAGTCCAAACCATTGGGACCTCTTAAAGGTTCTAACCAAGGAGCATGCGGATCCTAAAAATGCATAGTGTTGCTAGCATTCGTAATTGCTTTGGTTgggtaaataatttttttagcaaaaattagattattgaaattttataattaaaaataataattatattaaaataaataatacaaaaatatttaatatggATATCATTATATTTTATCTTATAGTGGGAGCATGCGTGTTAATTCAAATAAAATTGTGaggagtttgaaaaatcacctcTTCAGGTGAAATTTGAAGAACGAAATTGACTTATTGAAATCTCTTTGAAGTTACTCACAAATTTTGAAATTCTCCAAAATAtttaactaaaaaggtaaattcATTTTTAGTATTTTGAAAATCTTGATAAAATGAAATTCCTACTACAAATCCCTCGTCCAAACACATCCTAAATCTTGAATTTTCTGATGCTAAAAGTAGGATGAatcaattaattgaattatgttagaaTATTTGATGCTAATCAATGTATAGGTTTCATGcacaattaattaataataagatAATACATAATCTTGatgtaaaacaaaaaaatttgaagggttgaaaaataaatataaataaatttatttaaaaataaaactaactATAGCCATTAAacacaaataaaaacaaaacatcaaacttGAAATCCGAACTCAAAATCAAAACTCTAGAACTAAAAAatcgaaacttgaaattcaaaacttaaaatCTTAAATCCAAAATTCAAAATCCGAAATCTGAAAGgcaacaaaaaaattttgttattCACATTGTTTGAAGcctcttttgttttaattttgtttcaagttttaattttttattttaatttctaattttacttttaattaatttaattcatgttgtttcaagtttttaattttattttaattcatatttttaattaataaagtaataaatgtgtaactatataattaaaatattttatatatataattatgttaaacatatttttcaataaatagttattttatttatataaataaaataataattatgtaattatataattaaaaatatatttatatatatatcattatgttaaatatattttatattttaaaaatatcaactagctttttaatatatttttatttttataatttttatatgtcaCTTATTTATTCTTTTCATATACATTGTAGGTATGATGAATTctaatataaaatcaaataattatttcaaatatcattgttTTTATCTATATTGTGGGTATGGTAaattctaatattataaaatcaattatttatttcaaaatgtaaGTGGGAAAaagttttatttatttgattttatactATTAGAATTTATCATACCCGTGAAAGAATAAATAATtgacatataaaatatataaataaaaatatattaaaaaactagttaatgttttaaaaataaaatatatttaacataatgatatataaaaatatttttaattatataattacaaAGTCATTATTTTGTTTCTATAAAAAGgagatattaattaaaatatatttaacataataaaatatataaatctatatttttaattatataattacatatttattatttatttatataaataatggagttatgaattaaaaatataaagtaaaattaaaattttaaaaactaacaACTTGGCAAGAATATCAGCATTAATGGAAGGGTTTGAGCCAAATACTGCATTTGCAATAGTGATCACCCCTGGGTTTTCACTGCTAAGACCAGCAAAGGTGACAGCATAGGTGTTCCCTATGTTGTATTGGAAGTGAATGAGACCCACAGGAAAAACAAAGACATCTCCGGGATATAGGACTTTAGAAATCAAACCATTATCTGGATTCGATGTAACGAAACCGACATGGAGTGTGCCTTCTAGAACAAATAGAATCTCTGAGGCACAAGGGTGAGTGTGAGGTGGGTTCAGGCCACTGTTAGGTGCATCGTCAATTCGAACCATATATATCCCTAGTGTGTGAAGTCCTGCCATATGTGCAACATTAAGAGGTGTGACAGTTGATCTAAATGTGTTGGATGTGTTTTTACAGATATGGAGACCTGAAAAGTAGAAGTCATCTGCTTTGGCAAGCTTTGCGTCTTTACAAAATTTTCCGTTGACAAACACTACATGAAAGCAAGAAATGTTAGTCAAAgctagaagaagaagaaaagatgagtTCATGTTACTAAAACTTGAATTTAAGTGTTGAATATATGGATGTGATAGATATGATTGTAAAAGGTCTGAAGATTCATATCCCGTTCATGTCCGAATACACATTAGATACAGATGCAAGTAgcttaagaaaaatgaaattatttgaaGAGAAGACATACCAGAGCCCTTGGGATCATTAATGGCTACACAAAAGTCCTGAAGAGGGCTAGGATCAGAGGCAAAAGTCAAAGGCGATGCAAGAGCCAAGATGAAAATGGCTACGAAAATCTGAAAGGCCTCTATTTTTTTGTATGTGGTAGAGTTATAACTTAGATTCTTAATTCTATTTCTTTCAGAGTCTCTGCATGAATGAATGGCCATTTATAGGTTGAAGTCATTGAATTATTGTTGAAGTTGGCCTCCATACAGATGCAAATTCATGCACATAAGTCTTCTGGATGAAATACATGCAACTGAAGATGTTAATGCTACTGTTTCATCTTAGTTTCATTTAGTTACATTTTAACAATGTCTtgtaatttagttctttttgaaTTATGTTTTGGATGACAATTGATGTGACTTGATGGTAATAGACCTGGTTACCAGCTTTGTTCAAGTGTACAAGTTAGTATCACCTAGTTCCAATGTATTAAGTGGAGTTAGGTAGTGTTTAGGTGATTAATTTATTGATTTTGACCAGCCAATGtctggtatatgtaatggctttaAGCCAAAGTTTCTTTTTTGAATGAAATCATCAGATCTCCCTTTCATatgctctatttttttttttttttgctttctgAATTCTATTTCTATTCCTGCTTAAAGCTCAAAGCTAAAACaagtattttttttcatttttcatccaGATACATTACATTACTGTTAAAGTCCAGATTGAAGTTCATACTTCATCCTGATAAAGTGTGTCTAACACCaacaattggtattagagctaattTCTCAGTGGACCTATCATATTTCAACCTTCAGAATAATGGCTATATCAGACTTCTCACCAGCTGCACCACCAGTCTTCAATGGAGAAGGCTATCACATATGGGTGGTTAAAATGAAGACCTATCTACAGGCATTCGACCTATGAGAGGTGGTCAAATCGGATGTTGAACCGGCACCACTCGAGCCAACCCTGATGGCTCAAATGAGGCGACATCTTGATGAAAGGACCAAGAGGCACAAAGCCATGTCATGCATTCAAAACTCTGTGTTAGATGTGATCTTCACAAGGATTATGGCTTGTGAGACACCAAAACAAGCCTGGGATAGACTGAAGGAGGAGTTCTAAGGTACTGAGAGGATAAGGCAACAGCAGTTGTTGAATTTGAGAAGGGAGTTTGAGAACTTGAAGATGAAGAAAGAAGAAACAGTCAAGCAATATTCAGATAGAATTATGCTGTAGTAAACAACATAAGGCTCCTTGGTAAGCAGTTTAATGAAGCAAAGATAGTGGAGAAGGTGATCTCAACCTTGCCTGAAAGGTATGAGGCAAAAATATCCTCTTTAGAGGACTCAAGAGACTTGACCAGCATCACTTTAACTGAGCTGATCAATGCTTTCTATGCACAAGAACAAAGAAGGGCCAGCAGACAAGAGGAGCACCAAGAGGGTGCCTTCCAAGCTAAAACAAATACCGGCTCAAGCACCACTGCCTATAAATGAAAGAAGACTTAGACGGATAAACCTAAGTCAGATGCTCCAAGAAAATAGGAAAGACCTTACAGGCATTGCAAGAGGCCTGGTTATCCAGAAGTCAAATACTGGTTTAGGCCAGATGTGCAGTGCCAATACTGCAAAAAGATTGGCCATGTTGAAAAAGTTTGCAAAGAGAAATAAAGACCAAGGAAAAATCAACAGCAGCCAAGGGCTGAAGCTCGGGTAGCTGAAGAAGGTAGTGACAATGAGGAGCAGGTCTTTGCAGTCTCCTGCTCAGCTGCTCTGAAGAAAATCTCAAATAGTTGGCTCCTAAACAGTGGCTGCACCAACCATATGTCATCAGATGTAGCTATTTTCAAGTCTTTAGACAGAAGCTGTAAAGCTAAAGTTAAAGTTGGCAATGGCCACTTTATTAAGGCAGAAGGAAAGGGAGATGTGGTTATTTGCACTCCAACAGGCAACAAGATCATTTCAAATGTTTTGTTAGTTCCTGAAATTGACAGAAACATGTTAAGTATAGCTCAGTTAGTTGAAAGAGGGTATGCTGTGGTGTTCAAAGAAAATGAATGTCAGATCAGTGATCCAACTGGATCTATGCTCATGTTAGTAGCCATGACAGACAAGAGTTTTGTTGTGGACTGGAATAAAGGCCTTGATAGTGCCTATGTTGTTTCTTCAGAAGAATCCAAGCTTTGGCATCAAAGACTTGGTCATGCCAATTTCAAGTCCATGGCACAGATGATCAAAGAAGGTTTGGCTAAAAATTTCACTGGTTCAGTGGAAAATGATGATGTGTGTGAAGTGTGTCAACTTGGAAAACAAGCCAGACAGCTATTTCCTGCAAAATCAAGCTGGAGAGCTTCAAATAAGCTGCAGCTAGTACACACTGATGTGTGTGGCCCCATGAAGACTCAGTCATTGAATGGCAGTAGGtatttcattcttttcattgatGATTTTTCAAGATACTGTTGGATTTACTTCTTGAAGAACAAGTCAGAGGTAGCTTCTGTATTTTTGAAGTTTAAAGTTGTTGTAGAGACTGAAACAGGCTGTAAGCTAAAGACCTTGAGGTCAAACAATGGGACTGAGTATACTTCATCTGGGTTTAATATCTTTTGTGATGAAGCAGGCATTAAACACTAGCTCACCAACACTTCTACACCTCAACAAAATGGTGTAAGTGAAAGGAAGAATAGGAGCTTGATGGATATGGCCAGATGCTTACTGTTTGAGAAGAATTTGCCCAAGACCATGTGGGCTGAAGCAGTCAATACTGCTGTCTATATTCAGAATAGGCTACCAACCAAAGCAGTGGAGCACAAGACTCCATTTGAGGCCTGGTTTGGGTTCAAGACTTCACTGGCTCACCTGAAAGTATTTAGTTATTTGTGTTATGCTCAAGTACCAGCTGTTAAAAGAAGCAAGCTGGATAAGAAAACTCAAGCAGGCATTCTGGTTGGCTATAGCTCAGTCAAAAAGGGCTTCAAGATCCTTGATCCTTCAACAAACAAAGTAATGGTGAGCAGTAATGTTGTGTTCAATGAGAAAGCATGCTGGAATGGGGACAAAAATGAGCCAGAAGCTGTTTCTGAAGAATTTGTGGCTGATTAGATTGAACCTGATCAAAATAGTCCAGGAATGGACATTGATGATGAACTAGTCAGGGGCACTAGACCTTTGGCTAAAATTTATGAAAGAGCACTTGTAGCTACAGTTGAACCAAGTAGTTTTGAAGAGGCTGAGGACACCAAGGTGGAAGCAAAGCTATGGTGATGAAATTGCTATGATTGAGAAGAACCAGAATTGGGAGTTAGTTGCAAGACCGATAGCAGAGAAAGTCATTGGGGGTAAAATGGGTCTATAGAACCAAGCATAATGCTGATTGTAGCGATGTAAAAATTTCgcgaattgaggcgattatttgaaaatttgaaaatggaatttcggttttaaaaagaaaatgagtcgccaccgatctttttcctaagtgtgatcggacacctaataaatcctattttttttaaaaaaaaagaaaatttatttttgaacaaaaatgaaggccgaatttgggtctacgcgaaaatccagagaaaatatggttcgggagtcggttatgcacgaggaagatattagcaccctcgtgacgcccaaaattggtatcttgttaaacacAGTTTGTCATAATTctcaaaaatacaagtttaatttaatatttaatcgcgATCCGATTGAAATACGAGAATTCAAAATTTTGGTCTTTTAGAAGGACGTCTCGTTTTTAACATGAGCCAATGATatccacccaacatagcgatgaaatcagtgACTTAGTGTTaaaatcggtacgttgccttatttattgaaaaacataaaaaaaaataatatcatTTGCAATAGGAATTTGTAAATAATGCGAACGATGAtacaattaatgaaaaatattaaattgcaatattagaataaaaataataataatattcacaaaaaatgataaaaaataatgttctaataatataataaaagaaataatatatttataataatagtagaaaagactaatatgtacatgaaaaatagacatgtatatatatatgttcgtaaggatgataatgataataaaaatataacaatagtAAAGTAATGATATTAATACCTAAGTATAAACACGGATATaatacttaaaataaaataataatgacaaTATAAATAGATAAGAAATATAATAGATGAGTGATAAGAAAATAATTATTGATGAAATATAATAATAGCCATAATACAATAGTAATAGTAATTacaaaatgatgatgatgatgatgataatcataataataataataataataataataataataataataataataataagtattaGCGGTGAATATtaatagaaataataatgataacgATAAGGATAATAATACTAACAAcaataatgaaatataaaaagcaaatataatgtaatgataatataaaaataaagtaattaataataatactatatataaatatatagatatatattaaaatatacactaatattaataataataatgataatagtaataatattgaactgcaaaagcaaatataataaaaaatattaaaataaagtaattaaaaataataatatatataaatatatatacatatatatacatatataataaaaatatacactaatattaataataataatgataatagtaataatattgaaatacaaaagcaaatataatataataaagatattaaataaagtaattagaaataatactatatataaatataaatatatatatacatatacatataaaataaaaatacactaatatatataatattaataataataataatataaataataatatatatgtatgaataataataataataataataataataataataataataggagtagtaataataatggtattagaataaaataaatataaatacaagtataataataatagtaataatataataaaacaacaaaagtaatgaaaaggacgaaattgaatCTAAAAACAGAGTTTCGGGGcagttttaaaaagaaataaaggagAATGGGACTGATTTAAACACGCGAACAACTAGAAGGGCCTGAAATGGGCAATAACCCCTTGTCTCAAAACGCGCAACTtcaaagggactaaattggaaaagaaataaaatttttaggcataaattaaaagccaaaaaatgaaatttaaaaacaGCAAAATGCGGAAGGGCTAAATGCACAATTAAAGCATAAAACGAAAACACACGGATCCTAATGCTTGTGGGTCGGATCGGGTCGGCCCCccacaaaacgacgccgttttagccGTTTGCGGGGCCTAATGAAACGGTGTCGTTTGCAAGCCCTATTTAagtcagtttttttttttagaaaattcaTTTCCCCATTTGTGTttaaaaaaaaggcttcattttctctctttttttgggGAGGGTTTGCCCGAATCCGTGAGGTCCTTTCTGGATTCTGACCGCAATCCGCCATGCCACCCATGATGGCGGAACTCAAAagataaaattttttatattttatttttttattattttttatgtatttataatatatatatatatatgcatgcaaatcaatagataaaataaaataataaaacaaaacaaaatcacCTTAGGTATTTGCTTTCGATTTTTCAATTTGTAATATTGGGTTTTATTCGATGCTATTCTCTTGCTTTGATATTATTAgaatcactatttttttttttgctcttaaAAAAATCGAATGCTCCTTTGTATTTATCCAAAAGTTGCCAAAAAAAAATCCTTGGTTCATGATTTTAGATTTGGcttttatatagccatttacaacttgtttcatatttttatttacaatcttttcctcttttttttttttgcatgtgCACGGTAGTGGAGGCAGGGGGCAGGTGGCTACTTGCACTGATGATGTGACAGGGGCGGTTGGGTAAGGTGTTTTAGGTTTAAGGGATAGTTGGGTTTTGGGTATTGGGTTTTAATGGATTTAGGGATTTGGGTTCTGGGTATTGGGTTTTAATGGATTTAGGGATTTGGGTATTGGGTATTGGGTTTTAATGGATAGTggggttttgggttttgggtATTGGGCCCTGGCAAATTGGgccttctacagctgcccctctttgctcattgtcatgtaacgataatagagcaaagacatttaagaaagaccaaatttgcccggtttCACTGAGTCTTGACTTCATTGGTGCTCCCCTTCTTCAGGTAGCTTCATTCCAGTCCACCACCGCAACTTCAGAGATATGACTCGTAGCTTCACTTTGCTCGCTTGTTCAGGGGTATGAGGTTCCTAACTTCGATCTGCTTCGCTGCTCTATTGTAACTTCAAGGAGGTCTAATATATTCGGTccgctccactacaacttcagggttCCGCTACAACTtcatggagataagacttgtaatttcaacctacttcactgcaacttcacaGAGGCCAAATCTATATATTCGGTTAGCtctaatctttattctttattaaAAAACAATCATCAAGAATAGCTTGGCATACAAACTGACGTTCAACTCATCTCTCGgattatgagttaatttttgaaaaaagtaaaaaattgaaaatacctcagtgtgtgacctgaggctcaactcacgtCTCGCAATATgcgttgattttttttgaaaaacagagactaaaaggctcaactcacctcttgcaatacgagtcaactttttttaaaaaaacataaaattgaaaatatctcagcgtgtgtcccaaggctcaactcacctctcgtaatatgagttgatttttttgaaaaaaatagaaactaaaaatacttcagcgtgtgacccgaggctcaactcacctctcgtaatatgagttgatttttttgaaaaaatagaaataaaaatatcagGATACCAAAACATATCATCTGGTGGAACTTCAGGTGTCTTTTTCCTTGATCCAGTATAAATATCATCAAAACCTCTAGCTCTGCTGGAGTAGTTgcatatgtcatgcatgatgttatcatggtATGCACATGCTTGTCTTAAATGCCtgtatgcctacatgattatgctatgtgcCTTGGACTTGTTTGTTATATATCTCTTTCATCACGATTCTTGTGATGATCTGTATTCATTGCTTCgattcttgactttctcttcaggctttGTACCCGTTCTCCAACTTTATAAGTAATCTGTATTTCTCAGATACCATTCTTTCGCCCcctgttgaactttgtccttgctttgaggccTCGTACTTATCGAATTCTCCTCTGGGTAATGCTCAacctttcttttgtttagagtatgtcattctactatttattattcaaataaaCCATACAGTGAGATGCATGAAGATGGTCAGGTAGGTACAAAACAGATActtctaatttatttattttgaagatAACAAACAAAAAGGTTAACCAAGGATAGTAAAAAGGTGTCATAAAGAAAGGGGAATCGCATTCAgtaaatacaaatgctctagatattcaacgcatgatCTCTTCCACattacttaatcaagaatcttttcgagcatggcttattacatagaagatttcgagctttcagagatgcttcaaaTACTATAGTCTTTCcatttgacccaccgttcaaattGCCTTGCTCTTTTAAGCCCAGGTTTGCTTCATTAGGACACCCTCtcaggttttcatcctaatccttTTTGTTCATCAAGACGCCATTTTTGGGTTTTCATATTGATCTCTTgtttttttttaggcataatatttctttacagcatctgagttcactgggttAGGTAACtttttcccatccatctcagtgagaatcaaagcccCGCCTGAGAAagccttctttacgacatatggtccttcccaatttggtgccaattttcctcggaagtctttttgtattgggagaatctttctcagcacaagttctccttcgtggaattctcttggcagtactttcttgtcatgggccgcgaaCATTCTCCTCTGGTACATCTATCCATGAAAAATTgcctttaaactttttttttcgataaggtttaactggtcatatcgagctcgaacccactctgcttcctctagtttcgactccattaagactcgtagagaggggatctcaacttcgattggTAGCAcggcttccattccatagaccagagagaaaggagttgctctcgtagatgtccgcacagatgtgcgatatgcatacaaagcgaaCGGTAGCTtatcgtgccagtctttatatgtttcgatcattttcccaataatcttcttaatattcttgttggccgcttcaactgctccattcattttcgggcgatagggtgaggagttatgatgccttatttgaaattgttcacacacttccttcattatcttgttgttcaaattcaaggcattatctgaaatgattctttcagacaaaccatatcgacaaataatttctttttttaagaacctacaaactgcagtcttcgtcacattagcAAATGAaacggcttctatccatttcgtgaagtaatctatcaccacaaaaatgaatcggtgtctattagaagcttttggggaaattggccctataacatccatgccccacatagaaaaaggccacggagaagtcatgacatgaaggggagaaagggctacatgaattttatcaccataaatttgacatttgtggcattttcgtgcaaaactaatgcagtcactttccatcatCAGCCAGTAATAACCAAGTCTCACAATCTTCCTGGctatagtgaaaccattggcatgtgtcccacaaattccctcatggacatcttcaagtatttttctggcttcaacagcatctac contains:
- the LOC108462799 gene encoding germin-like protein subfamily 1 member 11, which gives rise to MAIHSCRDSERNRIKNLSYNSTTYKKIEAFQIFVAIFILALASPLTFASDPSPLQDFCVAINDPKGSVFVNGKFCKDAKLAKADDFYFSGLHICKNTSNTFRSTVTPLNVAHMAGLHTLGIYMVRIDDAPNSGLNPPHTHPCASEILFVLEGTLHVGFVTSNPDNGLISKVLYPGDVFVFPVGLIHFQYNIGNTYAVTFAGLSSENPGVITIANAVFGSNPSINADILAKLELLAGSGFLASGHDRRGVQVGPATNQCIDREGRLETYTFHLICRECTITLEDVQLQLGLPVDGYAATGFAQSTNWRAVYYKLLGVIPDNINGGRIEVGWL